In Elusimicrobiota bacterium, the following are encoded in one genomic region:
- a CDS encoding aspartate carbamoyltransferase catalytic subunit — MTQRSWDRKDLLGLEDLSAAEIESILDAAVSFKSSEAPKNHSKLSNRTLAFLFSEPSTRTRSSFEVAARRLGAEVLGFSAASSSLLKGESLLDTVRNLEAMGVDYFVVRHELSGVLMPLAPKTKASLINAGDGAHEHPTQALLDLFTLREKKGTLKKLKVVIVGDVAHSRVARSNIFALLKFKAAVTVCGPTALIPHDIASLGVSVSQDLDHALKDADAVNVLRLQLERQKENLVTSLNDYYQAYGLTAERLAKNPDCMVLHPGPMNRGVEISSQAADGPQSAILEQVKNGVAVRMAVLSLIEGWRARHG, encoded by the coding sequence GTGACGCAGAGAAGCTGGGACCGCAAGGATCTCTTGGGCCTTGAAGACTTGAGCGCCGCGGAGATCGAGAGCATTTTAGACGCCGCCGTTTCTTTTAAATCCTCCGAAGCTCCCAAAAACCACAGCAAGCTCTCAAACCGCACTTTGGCCTTCCTTTTCTCCGAGCCCTCCACGCGCACGCGCTCCTCCTTCGAGGTCGCGGCCAGAAGGCTCGGGGCCGAGGTCCTGGGGTTCTCCGCCGCCTCATCGAGCCTCCTCAAGGGCGAGAGCCTGCTCGACACCGTGAGGAACCTGGAGGCCATGGGAGTGGACTACTTCGTGGTCCGCCACGAGCTCTCTGGAGTGTTGATGCCGCTCGCCCCCAAGACCAAGGCCTCCCTCATCAACGCAGGCGACGGGGCCCATGAGCACCCGACCCAGGCCCTCCTCGACCTCTTCACCTTGCGCGAGAAGAAAGGAACCCTCAAGAAACTCAAGGTCGTCATCGTGGGAGACGTTGCCCACAGCAGAGTGGCGCGCTCCAACATATTCGCCCTTCTCAAGTTCAAGGCCGCCGTCACGGTCTGCGGGCCCACGGCCCTCATCCCCCATGACATCGCGTCGCTCGGGGTCTCGGTGAGCCAGGACCTGGACCATGCTCTCAAGGACGCCGACGCCGTGAACGTGCTGCGTCTGCAGCTCGAGCGCCAGAAGGAGAACCTCGTCACTTCCCTCAACGACTACTACCAGGCCTACGGCCTCACGGCCGAGCGCCTGGCAAAAAACCCCGACTGTATGGTCCTCCACCCGGGGCCCATGAACCGCGGGGTCGAAATCTCCTCTCAGGCGGCCGATGGCCCGCAATCCGCCATTTTGGAGCAGGTCAAGAACGGGGTGGCGGTGCGCATGGCTGTCCTCTCCCTCATCGAAGGCTGGAGGGCCCGCCATGGCTGA
- a CDS encoding phosphoribosylformylglycinamidine cyclo-ligase gives MLTYKKAGVDIDLADKLVDFIQKKAPAIGGFAGLFPLPIKAEEPHYLVACTDGVGTKLKIAFELGRHETVGIDLVAMCVNDLVTCGAKPLIFLDYYATGKLDLKRSKAVMSGILEGCRQGHSLLLGGETAEMPGFYPSGEYDLAGFSVGIVKKSEIIDGHKIFPGDLLLGLPSSGFHSNGFSLVRKIFKGPLLKKRGAELIVPTRIYVDDIQRLSKGLAQSGDIILGLSHITGGGLVENVPRFLPKGCKAVFHQSAWKVPPIFRELQEIGQVPESEMWRTFNMGIGMVAVIRPGCLPLARKFLPEAKLIGEIVKGKAEVQIK, from the coding sequence ATGCTGACTTATAAAAAAGCCGGGGTGGATATTGACCTGGCGGACAAGCTCGTGGATTTCATACAAAAGAAAGCCCCGGCCATCGGGGGCTTCGCTGGGCTGTTTCCACTCCCCATCAAGGCCGAGGAGCCCCACTACCTCGTGGCCTGCACCGACGGGGTCGGGACCAAGCTCAAGATCGCCTTCGAGCTCGGCCGCCACGAAACCGTGGGCATAGATCTCGTGGCCATGTGCGTCAATGACCTCGTCACCTGCGGGGCCAAGCCCCTGATTTTCCTGGACTACTACGCCACGGGCAAGCTCGACCTCAAGCGCTCCAAGGCCGTCATGTCCGGAATCCTCGAGGGCTGCCGCCAGGGGCATTCCTTGCTCCTGGGGGGAGAGACCGCGGAGATGCCTGGTTTTTATCCTTCCGGGGAGTATGATTTGGCCGGGTTCTCCGTCGGCATCGTGAAAAAGTCAGAGATCATAGACGGCCACAAGATATTCCCCGGGGACCTCCTCCTCGGGCTGCCGTCCTCCGGATTCCATTCCAACGGATTTTCTTTGGTAAGAAAAATTTTTAAAGGCCCTCTTCTTAAGAAGAGGGGCGCTGAGCTCATCGTCCCCACCCGAATTTACGTGGATGACATCCAGCGACTGTCCAAGGGCCTGGCCCAAAGCGGCGACATCATCCTGGGGCTCTCCCACATCACCGGCGGAGGGCTCGTGGAGAACGTCCCGCGCTTCCTGCCCAAGGGCTGCAAGGCCGTGTTCCATCAAAGCGCGTGGAAAGTGCCGCCGATCTTCCGAGAGCTTCAGGAAATCGGGCAAGTGCCGGAAAGCGAGATGTGGCGCACCTTCAACATGGGAATCGGGATGGTCGCGGTCATCCGCCCCGGCTGCCTGCCCCTGGCCCGCAAGTTCCTGCCGGAAGCCAAGCTCATCGGCGAGATCGTCAAGGGCAAGGCCGAGGTCCAGATCAAGTGA
- the purH gene encoding bifunctional phosphoribosylaminoimidazolecarboxamide formyltransferase/IMP cyclohydrolase: MTKIAVFASGEGTNLQALINACAARRIPGQIVLVVSNKAEAGALRRAKRAGIEAVVSSPKDFSTPEEYNANLAQLCRERGVELLCLAGFMLQLKAPLLKAYAWRILNIHPALLPAFGGPGMYGARVHEAVLKAGVRVSGCTVHFVDEFYDHGWIAAQATAPVLPSDTAETLSARVRTQEHWLYPKVVRLFCEGRLEATESGVRTLPSHNDKSSRVKRALISVSDKTGLAEFARGLEDMGIEIVSTSGTAKALQEAGIEIRPLDTVTGFPEILAGRVKTLHPNIHGAILLRRKDPSQAREAELFGIEPIDLVVVNLYPFALTAAKASSPFQQDVIEQIDIGGVALIRAAAKNFEDVAVLVSPSDYGPVLHELESRQGQLGLETRKRLALTAFQHTAEYDAMISASWAGSAVRAGEKFPAVLTVRLSKIQDLRYGENPHQKAALYAWQDQTAPAARQLQGKGLSYNNFLDAYGTWDAVNEFDGPAAVIFKHVTPSGIGRGATLLEALRQAWACDPLSAFGGVISFNREVGADVAQELAQRFVEVIVAPGFSPEALALFAQKKNLRLLLRQAPPSGALILRSIGSEVLVSDPDRAAFGPDWKVATKRAPTKAEEEALRFAWLAAKHVKSNAIVLAGPEATVGIGAGQMSRVDSVHMAGVKYKIYLRDNPPPAALVLASDAFFPFRDGVDAASTLGISAIIQPGGSVKDQEVIAAADEHNLAMVLTGMRHFRH; the protein is encoded by the coding sequence GTGACCAAAATCGCGGTATTCGCCTCCGGGGAGGGAACCAACCTCCAGGCCTTGATCAACGCCTGTGCCGCGCGGCGCATCCCGGGGCAAATCGTCCTGGTCGTGTCGAACAAAGCCGAGGCCGGGGCCCTGCGCCGCGCCAAGCGCGCGGGCATAGAAGCCGTGGTATCCTCCCCGAAAGACTTCTCCACTCCCGAGGAGTACAACGCGAATCTGGCCCAGCTCTGCCGGGAGCGCGGCGTCGAGCTCCTGTGCCTGGCGGGCTTCATGCTCCAACTGAAAGCCCCCCTCCTCAAGGCCTACGCCTGGCGCATCTTGAACATCCACCCGGCCCTCCTGCCCGCCTTCGGGGGCCCCGGCATGTACGGAGCCCGTGTGCACGAGGCCGTGCTCAAGGCCGGGGTCCGGGTGAGCGGCTGCACCGTGCATTTCGTGGACGAGTTTTACGACCACGGCTGGATCGCGGCCCAGGCCACGGCCCCGGTCCTGCCCTCCGACACCGCCGAAACCCTCTCGGCGCGGGTGCGGACCCAGGAGCATTGGCTCTACCCAAAGGTCGTGAGGCTGTTCTGCGAGGGGCGCCTGGAGGCCACCGAATCCGGCGTGAGGACGCTCCCTTCGCACAACGACAAATCCTCCCGCGTCAAGCGCGCCTTGATCTCGGTCTCGGACAAGACGGGTTTGGCCGAGTTCGCCCGCGGCCTTGAAGACATGGGAATCGAGATCGTTTCCACCTCGGGTACGGCCAAGGCCCTGCAGGAGGCGGGCATCGAAATCCGGCCCCTCGACACTGTCACGGGGTTCCCCGAGATTCTGGCCGGGCGGGTCAAGACTTTGCACCCCAACATCCACGGGGCGATCCTTCTTCGGCGCAAGGACCCCTCCCAGGCGCGCGAGGCAGAGTTGTTCGGGATCGAGCCCATAGATCTTGTGGTCGTCAACCTCTACCCCTTCGCCCTGACCGCGGCCAAGGCCTCCTCGCCCTTCCAGCAGGACGTGATCGAGCAGATAGACATAGGAGGCGTGGCTCTCATCCGGGCGGCGGCCAAGAATTTCGAGGACGTAGCGGTGCTCGTCTCGCCCTCGGACTACGGGCCCGTGCTCCATGAGCTCGAGAGCCGCCAAGGCCAGCTCGGTCTCGAAACGAGGAAGCGCTTGGCGCTTACGGCCTTCCAGCACACCGCGGAGTACGACGCCATGATCTCCGCTTCCTGGGCGGGCTCCGCCGTCCGGGCCGGAGAGAAATTCCCTGCTGTTTTAACCGTGCGGCTCTCCAAGATCCAGGACCTGCGCTACGGGGAGAACCCCCACCAGAAGGCTGCGCTCTACGCTTGGCAAGACCAGACGGCGCCCGCGGCCAGGCAGCTGCAGGGAAAGGGGCTCTCCTACAACAACTTCCTCGATGCCTACGGGACCTGGGACGCGGTCAACGAGTTCGACGGGCCCGCCGCCGTCATCTTCAAGCACGTAACACCCTCCGGCATCGGCCGCGGCGCGACGCTTTTGGAGGCCCTGCGGCAGGCCTGGGCCTGCGATCCCCTCTCGGCCTTCGGGGGCGTGATCTCCTTCAACCGGGAAGTGGGCGCGGACGTCGCCCAGGAGCTTGCCCAGCGCTTCGTCGAGGTGATCGTGGCCCCCGGCTTCTCGCCGGAAGCCCTAGCGCTCTTCGCCCAAAAGAAGAACTTGCGTCTCCTACTCCGCCAGGCTCCCCCATCCGGCGCGCTCATACTTCGCTCCATCGGCTCCGAGGTCCTGGTGAGCGACCCCGACCGCGCCGCCTTCGGCCCGGACTGGAAGGTCGCGACAAAGCGCGCGCCGACCAAGGCCGAGGAGGAAGCCCTGCGCTTCGCCTGGCTAGCCGCCAAGCACGTGAAATCCAACGCCATAGTCCTGGCCGGGCCCGAGGCCACGGTCGGGATCGGGGCCGGGCAGATGTCGAGGGTGGACTCCGTGCACATGGCCGGCGTTAAATATAAAATATATTTGCGGGACAATCCCCCGCCTGCGGCTTTGGTACTGGCCTCGGACGCGTTTTTCCCCTTCCGGGACGGAGTGGACGCGGCCTCCACCTTGGGAATCTCAGCCATCATCCAGCCGGGAGGCTCGGTCAAGGACCAAGAAGTGATCGCCGCGGCAGATGAGCATAACCTCGCCATGGTGCTGACCGGGATGAGGCATTTCAGGCATTAA
- a CDS encoding quinone-dependent dihydroorotate dehydrogenase translates to MLYEKLLRPLLFRMDPERAHEMTVSLLDLCQKIPGAPGALRSCFSAPGGLQVKAFGLEFPNPVGLAAGFDKDCRLAGVLPSLGFGFLELGSVTLRPQPGNSRPRVFRIPEAEAVVNRLGFNSSGAAAAAGNLASLRARPVPIGVNLGLNADCPRERAAEEYAATFKILEPHGDYFAVNVSSPNTAGLRDLQQVERLEKILGALQAANKKGKPILVKISPDLSDGQLKDVVTLIQKMAAGVIATNTTLSREGVPGAEGLQGGLSGAPLRRRATELIADISRLAGGRLPIIGVGGISSGKDVLEKIAAGACLVQLYTGLIYRGPGAVAKILRELGDLRT, encoded by the coding sequence ATGCTTTATGAGAAGCTCCTGCGCCCGCTCCTTTTTCGCATGGACCCGGAAAGGGCCCATGAGATGACTGTCTCCCTCCTCGATCTCTGCCAAAAAATTCCCGGCGCGCCGGGAGCGCTGCGCTCATGCTTTAGCGCCCCCGGCGGTCTACAGGTCAAGGCCTTTGGCCTGGAATTTCCCAATCCCGTGGGACTGGCCGCGGGCTTCGACAAGGACTGCCGCTTGGCCGGGGTCCTGCCGAGCCTCGGCTTCGGCTTCTTGGAGTTGGGCTCGGTCACCTTGAGGCCCCAGCCCGGAAATTCTCGGCCCCGGGTGTTCCGGATTCCGGAGGCCGAGGCCGTGGTCAACCGCCTCGGCTTCAACAGCTCGGGTGCCGCGGCCGCGGCCGGCAATCTCGCCTCGCTCAGGGCCCGGCCCGTGCCCATCGGCGTGAACCTGGGACTCAACGCCGACTGCCCCAGAGAGCGAGCGGCCGAGGAGTATGCCGCGACCTTCAAAATCCTCGAGCCCCATGGGGATTACTTCGCCGTGAACGTGAGCTCACCCAACACCGCGGGGCTGAGGGACCTCCAGCAGGTCGAGCGGCTGGAAAAAATCCTGGGCGCGCTGCAGGCCGCGAATAAAAAGGGAAAGCCTATCCTCGTCAAGATTTCTCCCGACCTCTCCGATGGTCAACTCAAGGACGTGGTGACTCTCATCCAAAAAATGGCCGCGGGGGTCATCGCCACGAACACGACCCTCTCCCGCGAGGGCGTTCCGGGCGCAGAGGGTCTCCAGGGGGGCCTCAGCGGCGCGCCGCTTCGCAGGAGGGCCACGGAACTCATCGCCGATATTTCGAGGCTCGCGGGCGGGAGGCTCCCCATCATCGGCGTGGGCGGGATCTCGAGCGGCAAAGACGTATTGGAGAAGATCGCCGCAGGAGCCTGCCTGGTTCAGCTTTACACCGGGCTCATCTACCGCGGTCCGGGAGCCGTCGCGAAAATTCTCAGAGAGCTTGGGGACTTAAGGACATGA
- a CDS encoding dihydroorotase, whose product MAERLLVKGGLVIDPSQNIESVRDVLIEDGKIAEVRAGLSKQPGLKDAPVLDAQGLWVIPGLIDMHVHLREPGREGDETILTGTRAAARGGVTTVLAMPNTEPPVDTPSAVSFVKSKAVAEGAVRVLVAGAATVGQKGERLTEIVGMVRAGISAVTDDGRPMMNSELMRRALECCKDCGIPFIDHCEDEHLSAGACVNEGRAATAKGLRGMPWAGETVMVSRDIALSELTGAHVHIAHISAAQSVTAVRLAKKRGLNVTAEATPHHFTLCEEDAPGYDANFKMNPPLRSARDREAVLEGLADGTIDAVATDHAPHGPGKKALGLPLAPFGVIGLETSLALGITHLVGKKILSPKKLLERMSAAPARLLGLKDRGSLKKGMLADIALVHPGESWTVEARFESKSRNSPFIGMKLKGQVRATLVGGRAAFRHDHAL is encoded by the coding sequence ATGGCTGAGCGGCTTCTTGTAAAGGGCGGACTCGTGATAGACCCGTCCCAGAACATCGAGTCCGTCCGCGACGTCCTGATCGAGGATGGAAAAATCGCCGAGGTGCGGGCAGGACTCTCCAAGCAGCCTGGCCTGAAGGACGCTCCCGTTCTAGACGCCCAGGGGCTATGGGTCATTCCGGGGCTTATCGACATGCATGTCCACCTGCGCGAGCCCGGGCGGGAAGGCGACGAAACGATTTTGACCGGCACCCGGGCCGCGGCGCGCGGCGGAGTGACGACCGTGCTCGCCATGCCCAACACCGAGCCGCCCGTGGACACGCCCTCGGCCGTGAGCTTTGTCAAATCGAAGGCCGTCGCCGAGGGCGCTGTGCGCGTGCTCGTGGCAGGAGCGGCCACCGTGGGGCAGAAGGGCGAGAGGTTGACCGAGATCGTGGGCATGGTCCGGGCCGGGATCTCGGCCGTAACCGACGATGGCCGGCCCATGATGAATTCCGAGCTCATGCGCCGGGCCCTGGAATGCTGCAAGGACTGCGGCATTCCCTTCATCGACCATTGCGAGGACGAGCATTTGAGCGCGGGGGCCTGCGTCAACGAGGGCCGGGCCGCCACCGCCAAGGGCCTGCGCGGGATGCCCTGGGCCGGGGAGACCGTGATGGTCTCGCGCGACATCGCGCTTTCGGAGCTCACCGGAGCCCACGTGCACATCGCCCACATCAGCGCGGCGCAAAGTGTCACGGCCGTGCGCCTGGCCAAGAAGCGGGGACTCAACGTCACCGCCGAGGCCACTCCCCACCATTTCACGCTCTGCGAGGAGGACGCGCCGGGCTACGACGCCAATTTCAAGATGAATCCGCCACTGAGATCCGCCCGCGACCGGGAGGCGGTCCTCGAGGGCCTGGCCGACGGAACGATAGACGCCGTCGCCACCGACCACGCCCCCCATGGTCCGGGCAAGAAGGCCCTGGGCCTGCCCTTGGCCCCCTTCGGGGTGATCGGGCTAGAGACATCGCTGGCGCTGGGGATCACTCATTTGGTGGGTAAAAAAATACTCTCTCCTAAAAAATTACTGGAGCGCATGAGCGCGGCCCCGGCCCGGCTTTTGGGGCTCAAGGACAGGGGAAGCCTCAAGAAAGGCATGCTGGCGGACATCGCTTTGGTGCATCCCGGGGAGTCCTGGACCGTGGAGGCGCGCTTCGAGTCCAAGAGCCGCAACAGCCCCTTCATCGGGATGAAGCTCAAGGGCCAGGTGCGCGCCACCTTGGTCGGGGGCCGCGCGGCGTTCCGGCACGATCATGCTTTATGA
- the pyrF gene encoding orotidine-5'-phosphate decarboxylase: MTEVIVALDVDTLKRAEELLKRLKGEISFYKVGLQLFTAHGRRAVELVQRHGGKVFLDLKLMDIPQTVAHAVEEAQKLGVESVSLHLLGGSDMVAAAAKVKPRPELWGVTALTSLRAGDFRRLGLRTSLPALVNKLARVGLNHGADGIICSALEVPYLRRSLKNLSPNFITPGIRPAGTDLQDQKRVMTPGRAARLGIGRIVVGRPITGASDPAKAARDILEEIAAARK; encoded by the coding sequence ATGACCGAAGTCATTGTGGCGCTCGACGTGGACACCCTGAAAAGAGCGGAAGAGCTGTTAAAACGCCTCAAGGGAGAGATATCCTTCTATAAAGTGGGTTTGCAACTTTTCACCGCCCACGGCCGCCGCGCGGTGGAGCTCGTCCAGCGCCACGGCGGGAAGGTCTTCCTGGACTTAAAGCTCATGGACATCCCCCAGACCGTGGCCCACGCCGTGGAGGAGGCGCAGAAGCTCGGCGTGGAGTCGGTCTCTTTGCATCTTCTGGGCGGCTCGGACATGGTCGCGGCCGCGGCCAAGGTCAAGCCCCGCCCGGAGCTCTGGGGCGTGACCGCGCTCACGAGCCTTCGTGCCGGGGATTTCCGGCGCCTGGGGCTGAGGACCTCCCTTCCCGCCTTGGTCAATAAGCTCGCGCGGGTGGGCTTGAATCACGGGGCCGACGGGATCATTTGCTCGGCTCTCGAAGTTCCGTACTTGAGGAGAAGTCTGAAGAACCTCTCCCCAAACTTCATTACGCCCGGCATCCGCCCGGCCGGAACGGACCTCCAGGACCAGAAGCGGGTCATGACCCCGGGGCGGGCCGCCCGGCTCGGGATCGGGCGCATCGTGGTGGGACGCCCGATCACGGGAGCATCCGATCCCGCGAAGGCTGCGCGGGATATCCTGGAGGAAATCGCCGCGGCGCGCAAGTGA